One Phoenix dactylifera cultivar Barhee BC4 chromosome 14, palm_55x_up_171113_PBpolish2nd_filt_p, whole genome shotgun sequence DNA window includes the following coding sequences:
- the LOC103708075 gene encoding prostatic spermine-binding protein-like, with product MAEAEGDDQNLEPQHDPPPLTKRKPVSDCVEEGEEEEERDTKLRKPDTTAPLQEDDEDDDDDGEDGDYEEGANDDGEASDPNGHAATDKGKGVVAAVDKGKGKMVVEEEDDEDSDNSNDDGSGDEMADEGDDDSDFADDPLAEVDLSNILPSRTRQRAATQQGIRFVADRDGGDR from the coding sequence ATGGCCGAGGCCGAGGGGGATGACCAAAACCTCGAGCCCCAGCACGATCCCCCGCCCCTCACGAAGCGAAAGCCCGTCTCCGATTGCGTcgaagaaggggaggaagaggaggagagggatacGAAGCTCCGGAAGCCGGACACCACTGCTCCTCTCCAAGAAGACGACGAGGATGACGACGACGACGGAGAGGATGGCGACTACGAGGAGGGCGCCAACGACGACGGTGAAGCGAGCGATCCCAATGGGCATGCCGCAACCGATAAGGGGAAGGGCGTGGTAGCAGCGGTGGATAAGGGGAAGGGCAAGATGGTGGTGGAAGAGGAAGACGATGAGGACTCTGATAACAGTAACGATGACGGTAGTGGCGATGAGATGGCGGATGAGGGTGACGACGACAGTGATTTCGCGGATGATCCGCTCGCCGAGGTCGATCTCTCGAACATTCTCCCCTCGAGGACGCGGCAGCGAGCAGCCACGCAGCAAGGGATTCGTTTCGTTGCCGATCGAGATGGGGGTGACAGATGA
- the LOC103708073 gene encoding protein TIFY 9: MSRATVELDFFGLEKENAARFRAVEPRSSIRGIQGEISRINPHLLRSLLAPGGGSAAFHPAASAGESCRPFLSPPPSPLPVLSPASSRTSNESLPGTAPLTIFYKGTVTVIDVPPEKAEIIIKFAEDANRIGLEEGLLEKFNGDLPMARKKSLQRFFEKRKERLTALGPYEEVEVRKEKARKVATMDVVTVSNF, encoded by the exons ATGTCGAGAGCCACGGTAGAGTTGGATTTCTTCGGCCTCGAGAAGGAGAACGCGGCCAGATTCCGCGCCGTGGAGCCAAGAAGCTCCATTCGTG GTATCCAGGGTGAGATATCCAGGATAAACCCGCATCTTTTGAGGAGCCTCCTCGCCCCCGGTGGTGGGAGCGCGGCGTTTCACCCGGCGGCCTCGGCGGGGGAATCTTGCCGGCCGTTCCTCtcgccgccgccgtcgccgctGCCGGTCCTGAGCCCGGCCTCCTCCCG TACTAGTAATGAGAGTCTTCCGGGAACGGCTCCGTTAACGATCTTCTACAAGGGCACCGTCACCGTCATCGACGTCCCCCCAGAGAAG GCGGagattataataaaatttgCCGAGGATGCTAACCGTATCGGCCTGGAGGAGGGCTTACTGGAAAAATTTAACGGAG ATTTACCGATGGCACGGAAGAAGTCGTTGCAGAGATTTTTTGAGAAGCGCAAGGAGAG GTTGACCGCGTTGGGACCGTACGAGGAGGTCGAGGTGAGGAAGGAGAAGGCGCGCAAGGTGGCAACCATGGATGTGGTGACTGTGTCTAACTTTTGA